The window CCACTGCCCCCAACCCCACCGCACCCAACTCACTGCCCCCAaccccactgctccctgccccactgcGCCCTCAGAGCCCTGACTACCACCTCGGGAGTGCTACCAAGACCCCCAGGTCTCCAAACGTCTCCTTGGTCCCTCCTGGGGTGCTCATCTGCCCCCAGGAGCTGTAACTGCCCCAGGAGCTGTAACTGCCCCAGGAGCTGCAACTGCACCCAGGCAGCGCTGACtgcccctgcccccccccgctCCAGAGGCCCCCGCTCCAGCCCCACGGAGCCTCCCGTGGACGGGGCTCCCGAGGCCCCCTCCGCAGCCCCCCCTGCGCCGGTTCCGGTGCGTGCGGTGCCCCCGGTTCTCCCGGCGGCCTCAGCGGTCACCTTAGCGAGGAAAACCTCGGGGTCGAAGTGGGGCCCGTTGATGTCTGCGGGGTCCGGAGCGGCCTCGGCCGCCTCCGCCGCGGAGGATCCATAGTAGCGCTGCAGGGGCCCGTGTGGCCTCCGCCACCCCCCGCTGCTGCCGCCGGTACCAGTACCGGGCTCGGGGCTGCCGCCGCTCCCGGCCCCCTCCGGCTCCGCCATCGCCTCAGCGCCGCCGCCGCTTCCGGCGCGTGCCCTCAACGTCACTTCCGCCGCGACGTCGCTGTCGCCGTGACAACCGCGGCCGTGCCCGGCGCGTCCGGTTGGGGCCGGGGCTGCAGCGGCCGCGGCCCTGGCCCCGCTGAAGGGAAGGACCTGCTCCTGGTGCCGTaaggatgtggggctgctgctctCGATGTGGGGCTGCTCCGATGTGGGGCTGCTCCGCTCGATGTGGGGCTGCTCCTCTCGATGTGGGGCTGCTCCTCTCGATGTGGGGCTGCTCCTCTCGATGTGGGGCTGCTCCGCTCGATGTGGGGCTGCTCCTCTCGATGGGGCTGCAGAGCCACCCGCAGGGAAGAGCTCACTGCTGAGGTCCGGCTCTTCTCACAGCTTCAATAGgatcatagaacggtttgggttggacaggacctcaggatcacccagttccaacccctgccatgggcagggactcctcacactgAACCctggcacccaaggctccatccaaccttaaacactgccagggatggagcagtcacagcttcAGTAAGGACACCTCAATGTTCTGTACATCACCTCGAGCAGGGGGTGCAGGAGCTGCCCCCATtcatgtgctgcagagcagcacagtaACACTGGAGCTGCATGAACCTAAACTGGGCTGCACAGATCAACTGAGCCATGTCCGGGGCCTGAGGGCCAGCAGGGGCTGGATGAGGAACCCCAGTGCTGATGTGGGTGTGTTTGATCCATGTCCCAGGTGCTGCTGTCGTGGTCACCCCCATGCTcagttcttccttctctctgcctctGTGCGTCCCCATCACGTtcagtgtggggcagggctcctgcagcacacacagaggTTCCCATCCTCACCCAGTGTTCCCAGAGCCTCCCAGTGCTGTGCCACAGGGCTTGGACACAGGTACAGGGGCCTGGGGCTGATTCCCACATGAGCCCCCCACAGGAGCCCTCCGGTGGAgctgcctggcagtgctcatcctcatccctctgcATGGGGAAGCCTTCGATCTGCTCCCAGCCTGGCACCCACTGGTGCCAGTTACCACCCCAGCAGGGCATGGGCAGCCTGGggagcctggagcaggaggaggaggcgcAGAGCCCATAGGGTCCTATGGGTGCTGAGTCCAAACACACACAGCACTGGGGTGTGCACTGGAGAGGGCACAGCTTCAAGAACGTTTGACACTTCAGTTTAACCCCCTGAGGATCATTTGCCATACACATGTAAACCCCTTGGATTGAATCAGAGACAAAAGCTCCAACCCCTGCACTGCAGTTCCCACTCCCTGGGATACTGTTGCCATTGGGCTCTGAGGCAGCAGGTTCTGTACATCCCAGCACACCTGAGGGACCTGATCTTAGCACAGAGCCCTGTGAATGTGAGCACAAGGGAGAAACACTGCAGAGGATTCTGAAGCCAGAGCTTTATTTACAACAGCAGGAGCACATGGGAAGAGCTGCCACAaccccaggaaagcaggagggagaaCCAAAgtcactgctgctcctttccGCTGCCTTCCCTGGGCACCTCCCAAAGGTGGAAGCCAAAACACACCCAGTCCAGGCAGGGCAGTGTGGGCACAGCCTGGTACAGGTGACCAACAGACAACACTGTCCCCTTATGGACCTGGAGCTGGGTCAGTCCAAGGACAACGGAATTCCTGATGGATGCAAGGGGAAGCCAAAGGGAACGAccccctccctgttggtgaacATGGGTTTGCAGTGTCAGAGCTTATGGGGGTTGGGGCAGGAAGAGAAGTGAATCACAGAGACTTTCACAAAGGGAACCCAGCCCAGTGATGGGAGAGCAGcccaggaggggctgggaggCTCCGGTACCCGAATACCACAACAACTGAACTGAACTGGACCCTCTGCCATCAGGATCTCTTTGATTTCAGAGGTAAGGGAGTGTGTTTCCAGCTGCGTGGGACTGGAAGATGCTCCATGTGTGCAAATGGAGGTGGCTTACGGGCTCTGGccctccttttctgcagggttCATCCCCGTGTTGCCAGAGGGGGGATGAAGGTGACAGAGCCCACACTCTATGAAGTTTTACTCCTCTGCAACAATTGGGAAGTCTCAGGGTGCAGATCTGGTTTCATATCAAAGCAGAGCACATTTCATCTCACCCAGTGACCCCAATGCTGTCAATAGGCCATGGGAAGCTGAGTGGCCACACTGGAATGTCAATCACATGTTCATGCTTCCAGACCTCCCCAGTCAGCATCCTGGACTGGAGCTCCCAAAGCTCAGCTGGTTTGTGGGTATCAGTGTGTCTCTGGAGCCACATCTCCTCCCAAGCCTCGTACCGGGCGTCAAAAGGGGAGGGAACACAAAAGCAGCCTTTAAAAATAGGCTGTGAGATGTGGCCAATGAGGCAAGAGATAAAGGTGTCAGCACCTACCAACACCAGGATGTGTTCTACATGAGAATCTGTTTAGAACCGCTTAACTTTATAGAGATGTCTGACACCAGCAGAACAAGGAGAAGCTGGTGGACACGGGGTGTGTGGGGTCTGTCTGGAACACCTGAAGGACTCCACCACAGGCAGACCCAGATGAGCCCTTGTCAGTCACTGTGCTATGTGTCCATGAACCCCCCGAGCAGCTCACGTCCCTGCCTTGGCCAGCAGGTAGTAGAGGATGCCGAAGAGCAGGATGAGCCCCACGGAGACGGAGCAGAGCAGGCGCCGGTGCTCCCGGCCGGAACGGGCCATGCTGGAGAAGCGCTTCACACTGCCTGTCAGCAGCCCTGTCACACTCAGCAGCTCCGAGTCCTGGGACAGAGCACACACACCAGCAATGCATCCCAGttaacagcagctctgcagcttcagCCATGCAGGGTGTTccctgtgtggggctggggtcaCACACAGCAGGGTGTGCTCCCAAGCGCAGGGGTGATCTCCCCTCAGCATGGGGTGACATTCACATGCAGCTCTGCCAGAGGGGGCAAAGAGCTCTCAGACTAATGCAGTTTGGGCAGTTTCATTGTGACTTTTGGTCTGGTTTTCCTTATCCACAAACTGCTCAGAGCTTCTGCTCATGTTG of the Melopsittacus undulatus isolate bMelUnd1 chromosome 4, bMelUnd1.mat.Z, whole genome shotgun sequence genome contains:
- the BET1L gene encoding BET1-like protein, with the translated sequence MAEWGRGPSTGTEDVLDAENKRMAEGLAGKVTRLKALALDIDRDAEEQNRYLDGMDSELLSVTGLLTGSVKRFSSMARSGREHRRLLCSVSVGLILLFGILYYLLAKAGT